Part of the Oncorhynchus mykiss isolate Arlee chromosome 12, USDA_OmykA_1.1, whole genome shotgun sequence genome, CACAAAACAATGACATTATCAACTAACCTGTTGTTGCCAGATTAAACCAACTGAGAAGAACATTTACAATTCTTGTCGATCCTATACTGTTAACCCTAGATACGTGTTGTTTCAattccctgtgtgtttgtgtgagaccAGGTAAGGGTCCTCAGAAGGACCACTACAGGAAGCTGATCGACACCCTGAGCTTTGAGCACGTGAAGATCTGTACTCCATGGCTGGAGGCAGAGGACTACCCTGTTCTGCTAGGTTAGTGTGGTCTCCCTGTCCCAGGCTCagcagatctgtgtgtgtgtgtgtgtactgatgtTCTGTATGTTCTCCCTGTCCCAGGCtcagcagatgtgtgtgtgtgtgtactgatgtTCTGTATGTTCTCCCTGTCCCAGGCTCAGCAGATCTGGGTGTTTGTCTCCATAAGTCGTCCAGTGGTCTGGACCTGCCTATGAAGGTGGTGGACATGTTTGgctgctgtctgcctgtctgtgccaTCCACTTCTACTGGTGAGACAGGACTCTTTAACAGGCACCTTCTGATACCATgtccacacacactgtctgtgctGTCACCTTCTACTGCTGAGGGAATACTCTAAACCCTGGGTCACCTTCTACTGCTGAGGGAGTACTCTAAACCCTGGGTCACCAGTCACCTTCTACTGCTGAGGGAGTACTCTAAACCCTGGGTCACCAGTCACCTTCTACTGCTGAGGGAGTACTCTAAACCCTGGGTCACCTTCTACTGCTGAGGGAATACTCTAAACCCTGGGTCACCTTCTACTGCTGAGGGAGTACTCTAAACCCTGGGTCACCTTCTACTGCTGAGGGAGTACTCTAAACCCTGGGTCACCTTCTACTGCTGAGGGAATACTCTAAACCCTGGGTCACCTTCTACTGCTGAGGGAATACTCTAAACCCTGGGTCACCAGTCACCTTCTACTGCTGAGGGAGTACTCTAAACCCTGGGTCACCTTCTACTGCTGAGGGAATACTCTAAACCCTGGGTCACCTTCTACTGCTGAGGGAATACTCTAAACCCTGGGTCACCTTCTACTGCTGAGGGAGTACTCTAAACCCTGGGTCACCAGTCACCTTCTACTGCTGAGGGAATACTCTAAACCCTGGGTCACCTTCTACTGCTGAGGGAGTACTCTAAACCCTGGGTCACCAGTCACCTTCTACTGCTGAGGGAGTACTCTAAACCCTGGGTCACCAGTCACCTTCTACTGCTGAGGGAGTACTCTAAACCCTGGGTCACCAGTCACCCTCTACTGCTGAGGGAGTACTCTAAACCCTGGGTCAACAGTCACCTTCTACCCCCATGCAGAGAGGCTATGTGCTGATCTGATCTGTTTTGGACTGAGTTTCCTGTGCTGTGTTTAATGTGGATCTAACTCAGTTATATTCTCCTGTGTTGTCAGTCTCTCTGTTATATTCTCCTGTGTTGTCAGTCTCTCTGTTATATTCTCCTGTGTTGTCAGTCTCTCTGTTATATTCTCCTGTGTTGTCAGTCTCTCTGTTATATTCTCCTGTTGTCAGTCTCTGTTGTTAACCCTGTTATATTCTCCTCTGTAGTCTACATGAGCTGGTGAAACACGAGGAGAACGGGTTGATCTTCAAAGACTCTGAGGAACTATCTGGACAGCTCAAGGTACAGTCATATACTACTACTGTTCAGCTGAGGAACTTTCTGGACAGCTCAAGGTACAGTCATATACTACTACTGTTCAGCTGAGGAGACACAGAAACCCCTGATTTATACCACATCACTTCCCAGTGGTATGATCCTGTCAACTGCCATCTTTTCTAAAGTATATTCTGTCTTATCTGACTGTAACCCGTTCCTGTGAcagtggtatatggtctgatatacacATGGCTGTTTTAGACAGGATCCAATCTACCCGTTTTATAAAACCTGTGTTGTGTCTCTCCAGTCTCTTCTGTGGGACTTCCCTGGTTGTGAGGATGAGGGCAAACTGGGTCAGTTCAGGAGGAACCTCCGGGCCAGTGGGGGGCAGCGGTGGGACCAGAACTGGGACCAGAACGTCCTGCCTCTCCTCACTGCACCCTGACTCCCCTGTTAGACAGACCTCTTTACAGCAGCTGACTCATCCCCTCTCTACATCTTCGCTCCGTCTCAAACCCACTTCTTGAGCCTCCAATCTTGAACATTttaacagacgctcttatccagaacgacttacaggagaaattagggttaagtgctttgttCAAGGGAACATctacagatgtttcacctagactgctcggggattcaaaccagcgactttTAGGTTTCTGGCCCAAtcctcttaaccgctaggctacctgctctgaaccgctaggctacctgctctgaaccactaggctacctgctctgaaccgctaggctacctgctctgaaccgctaggctacctgctctgaaCCGCTAGGCTCCCTGCTctgaaccgctaggctacctgccctgaaccgctaggctacctgccctgaaccgctaggctacctgccctgaaccgctaggctacctgccctgaaccattaggctacctgctctgaaccgctaggctacctgctaccaaCTGCCACATGGTCCACTTTGAGGACCTGTCGGAAAGAGAGATTGTTACATCAGGCTAGtctttcctctgctctctctctctccccatttctctctctacttctgtGGATCTCTTCATTCCAGGCCGTTTTGATTCTCCTCTTAAACaacacggggcggcagggtagcctagtggttagagcgttggactagtaaccggaaggttgcaagttcaaacccccgagctgacaaggtacaaatctgtcgctctgcccctgaacaaggcagttaacccactcattgaaaataagaatttgttcttacctagtgaaataaaggtttaaattaaaaaaatgtataaatgggATATTTTCCACACAATGTAAATATTTTGATGTAAATAAAGACTTTATTACACAGTAATACACATCTGGTTCTGGCTTGGTCTCAtattgtgtgcatcccaaatggcaccctattccctatgtagtgcactacttttgaccacagccctatggaccctggtcaaaagtagtgcacttacaaTGGGAATAGGATGCTATTATTATATGTAGAGTTTGATCATCTCTATGGTGGCTTGTCTGTTGTAAAAGAACACATGGGTCACTGGTCCTGTCATGACCTCATGTTGGATTCCAGAACTTTCTGTGGGAGAGAAAAACAAAGGAGAAATTATAGATCCATCAGTTTCAGATGTGTAGAATTATAGACCCATCAGTTTCAGATGTGTATAATTATAGATCCATCAGTTTCAGATGTGTATAATTATAGATCCATCAGTTTCAGATGTGTACAATTATAGATCCATCAGGAAAGGAATTCATCCAAGGCTATAGGATTAGATCTCTCCAGACCAGTGGAGATGGACTAgatcaatcacatgtatttataaagcccttattGACATCGGTAGTCACCTAGAACTTCACTGTAACCCGACATACAAGGTGACGAGGCCACTTGAAGACTATTGAGATTCAtcctctacagtatctataagGTTGGAGAGTCTCCTCACTCAGCTGTTCTTTGAAGCAGTTGGTTTACTACTAATGAAAGCTTTACAAGTTTAATGTATTTTCATTAGTTCTCTCAAAGCTCTAGGTTTAGTACTGACCTAGCTGGTGTCTAAAACTGCTGTATGTGTCGGGGTTTCTGATGGTGGAGGAGATGTAGACATCAGGAGGGCTGCCATTGGCCGAACACCTCAGGATCTTAGAGAGAAGCTTCACCAGACAGCCAATGATATCTGGATCGTAAACTACGTCTATAACACAGGAAACAACAGGACATGTTAGCTGACAACAATAGAATTAGGAAACAACAGGATGTGTCAGCTGACAGAATTAGGAAACACATTTGATCCCTCACCAGCACCCGGGGGGCTGTTCCAGAAAGCTGGACCAGGTAACTACCAGGTAACAGCCAGGTAACTGCCAGGTAACTGCCAGGTAACTGCCAGGTAACTATCAGGTAACTTAACATCCAGGTAACTGCCAGGTAACTGCCAGGTAACTATCAGGTAACAGCCAGGTAACAGCCAGGTAACTGCCAGGTAACTGCCAGGTAACTATCAGGTAACAGCCAGGTAACTGCCAGGTAACTGGCTAACTAATAATATATTTTGAGAAATATATACTTGTTGTTGTAATTAAAGGCTGTATTCAATCCATATCGCCAAAGCATCGCAGGAGATCAGCCTACAAATGTAAAGGTGATTTCTGACTGAGTTGACATATGCCGTGTTTATTGTGAAGGAAGTCTCGACAGAGGGAACATTACCTTTAAAGAGGATCTTCAGCTTTACGGATTGAATAGAATAGAGCCAGGCCATGTTCCTACCTGCAGCGATGACCGTGGCGGCTCCGATCTCTCTCAGCTGCTTCTCTGTCACCTCCTCCCAGTCCAGATGCTCCACACTCACTCTGGGAGAGTTCTGGTTGTCCAGCCCATTGAGCTGGACGTTGTCCCTCAGTCTATGTAGAACGCTGAGGTGACAGTCACTGAACACGTAGCTGGAGGGTCTGCAGGACCTACACACTGCTATACCAGTCAACCCTACACCACTGCCCAGCTCTAGGACTGTCCTgtaggagagagcagagacaggactcacacacagggagaggacacacacacacacacacacacacggagaggatacacacacacacacacacacacacagggagaggacacacacacacacagggagaggacactcactcacacacacacacacacacacacacaaggacacacacacacagggagaggacactcacaataaacacacaccagATTGAGATTACGAGTAGTAACCACAGTATGAGTTGTAGACAGAACACaatgacagaacacacacagtagTGTACCAACCTATCAGTGAAGAGGTGTGTGTTCtccagacagaacacacacagtagTGTACCAACCTATCAGTGAAGAGGTGTGTGTTCTCCAGACGGAACACACACCGTAGTGTACCAACCTATCAGTGAAGAGGTGTGTGTTCTCCAGACAGAACACaatgacagaacacacacagtagTGTACCAACCTATCAGTGAAGAGGTGTGTGTTCTCCAGAGCCCATTCAGCGAGGTAAAGAGCTGCCTCCCATGTGACCAGGCCTGTAGTTCCTTCAGAGATCACAGCTGTACTCTCTGATAGACTCACTGCCTCTCCAcacggctacacacacacacacacacacacacacacacgtacggtAAATATTAAAATTAATATTTAATTAAAGTAATATTGAATTTAataataattgtattattttaaaGGATAAAATAGAGGTGTGGCTCGGCTGGTAGAGcgtggtgcttgcaacgccagggttgtgggttcaattcccacgggggaccagtacaaaaacaATGTATTCACTCACTACTGGAAGTTGTTcaggataagagcgtctgcagAAAATGTAGACTACAGCTTCTGTTAaatacagtgtggtgtgtgtgtagtaccAGTAAATAGCTCTTGTAGcactctgtcccctcctctacccccaggACTTCACCCAGTGCATCATAGAGCTCATCCAGGGGCTCCTTCCCACTGGCTTCATGCTGCACACAGGGAAGAGAAGCATCACATTACTGTTGTTTGCTTTAAtaatatagttatactgtattgtattcatGTGAAACGTGTAAGAATTGCCTTTTTAAAATGCACCAGTACAAGAGTGAACAATTTTCTGACAGAATGATACCAGACAAAAAATATATCAGAACTCACCCTTTTGATGAGCCGAGACAGAAACAGTCTCCTATATCTTACTGAGGGAGGATGTTTACAGCACAGTGGATGAAGGCATGTCTGGAAACAGGTGACAATAGTAATTGTTAGTGTGGTTTCCAACTCGGTAATCCAATGTACTGTTTCTATATATTTAACTAAATAggtgtgacatttaaaaaaaaataatgcttTTGACAGGCAATACCTGCTTTAGAATGTCTAGAATAATTTCTGATGAGCTGTCGTTCTCGAGCTCCCTTTCAAGGAACTgtagaaaacaacaacaaattatGTTATATCTGTATTCATGTCTTACTCTTcctaaacaataaaaaataaagaaatacatttaatttatgACGCAGACCCTACAGTACAACATGCAAGCAGCCCCGCTACTTACATTCCATGGGAAATTTGGCAGTTGACCCATAGTGAAAAAGGAGACTTTAAAGTCATATATAACGTCTGCTCTATTCCTTGTGCACGTGACTTTGGTTTTGTCGGTCTGATCCTTAGACAGATACATTTCGTTAATTTTAAACCAGCCGAGAATTGAATT contains:
- the eef2kmt gene encoding protein-lysine N-methyltransferase EEF2KMT, coding for MYLSKDQTDKTKVTCTRNRADVIYDFKVSFFTMGQLPNFPWNFLERELENDSSSEIILDILKQTCLHPLCCKHPPSVRYRRLFLSRLIKRHEASGKEPLDELYDALGEVLGVEEGTECYKSYLLPCGEAVSLSESTAVISEGTTGLVTWEAALYLAEWALENTHLFTDRTVLELGSGVGLTGIAVCRSCRPSSYVFSDCHLSVLHRLRDNVQLNGLDNQNSPRVSVEHLDWEEVTEKQLREIGAATVIAADVVYDPDIIGCLVKLLSKILRCSANGSPPDVYISSTIRNPDTYSSFRHQLESSGIQHEVMTGPVTHVFFYNRQATIEMIKLYI